In Uranotaenia lowii strain MFRU-FL chromosome 2, ASM2978415v1, whole genome shotgun sequence, one genomic interval encodes:
- the LOC129747318 gene encoding juvenile hormone esterase-like, which translates to MCNRIVVLFLFLFELIRCNETDKTCVVRFRGSNNIGIGIPSEIFNLVPYCQYLGVRYAEPPLRFKNPVIHNPKGVENYTSLGNICAQEDNFLSPQGAIGQEDCLFLNIYSPWRDKNGSNSAHRKFPVLVFIHGGSFSIGSSTFDIHGADLLVESGVLVVSINYRLSMLGFLRYPRFNVSGNFGLKDQRTALQWVQKHIKYFGGDSKRVTLMGQSAGAASICYHLYSEQSRGLFQQLFPLGGSFLSPWALIYNPQKSADDLIEDLDISSIKELQEVDFEQFFLGNTRGSYKFLSMYNPSFIPTIESISEDEPFITKSPLETIESHLPYQIPILIGHTQTELELVFRLTKFLFVGDNFPNTNDSVTANVMRLVKQRQKSTSDSDFLGKFVNMADMHYPIKRLIRIWSDQLSQSPLYYFKFSFDGKFGSYKNEFYKFRTNGSRYGAVHGDDLGYIFTPYNVEEALANRSQFIREWKVHEQMVELVANFVKYGNPTLTQLKTSNLTWIPYNDNTTQERYLNIGETLELGTDNDSIDELFQFWHDIYQCLYLFDCKAVDNRLEDGGFSIEELTEDWHLP; encoded by the exons ATGTGCAATCGAATcgtagttttgtttttatttctttttgaattaaTACGCTGcaatgaaactgataaaacATGCGTTGTACGGTTTCGTGGCTCCAACAACATAGGAATTGGAATACCAAGTGAAATTTTCAACCTTGTACCCTACTGTCAATATTTGGGAGTTCGATATGCGGAACCTCCTTTGAGATTTAAG AACCCAGTGATTCATAACCCCaaaggagttgaaaattacaCATCGTTGGGTAATATCTGTGCCCAAGAAGATAATTTTCTTAGTCCTCAAGGAGCTATCGGTCAAGaggattgtttatttttgaatatctaCTCCCCATGGCGCGACAAAAATGGATCGAACTCAGCTCATCGCAAATTTCCTGTACTGGTTTTCATTCATGGTGGATCGTTTTCGATTGGTTCATCAACATTTGATATTCATGGAGCAGATTTGCTAGTTGAAAGT GGCGTTTTAGTTGTCAGCATAAACTACCGACTTTCGATGTTGGGCTTTCTGCGATATCCCCGGTTTAACGTTTCAGGGAACTTTGGCTTGAAAGATCAACGAACAGCTTTGCAGTGGGTTCAGAAACACATCAAATACTTTGGAGGTGATTCAAAGCGCGTTACACTAATGGGCCAAAGTGCTGGAGCTGCGTCTATCTGTTACCATCTGTATTCGGAGCAAAGTCGAGGACTTTTCCAACAACTTTTCCCCTTGGGAGGTTCATTTCTTTCTCCATGGGCTTTAATTTATAATCCACAGAAGTCAGCAGATGATTTGATCGAGGATCTCGACATTTCTAGCATAAAAGAACTGCAGGAAGTTGATTTCGAACAGTTCTTTCTGGGAAATACCCGTGGAAGTTACAAATTTCTATCGATGTACAACCCATCTTTCATTCCAACCATTGAAAGCATTAGTGAAGACGAACCTTTCATCACGAAATCACCTTTGGAAACCATTGAATCACACCTTCCATATCAGATTCCCATTCTTATTGGACATACCCAAACAGAATTGGAGCTAGTGTTTCGGTTGACGAAGTTTTTGTTTGTCGGTGATAATTTTCCCAATACAAATGATTCAGTCACCGCTAACGTAATGCGGCTAGTAAAACAACGTCAAAAATCTACTAGTGATTCCGATTTCCTGGGAAAATTTGTCAATATGGCTGATATGCACTATCCGATCAAACGACTGATACGGATCTGGTCCGATCAACTATCCCAATCACCCTTgtactattttaaatttagtttcgaTGGGAAATTCGGTTCttataaaaatgaattctaCAAATTCAGAACGAATGGAAGTCGTTACGGGGCCGTTCATGGTGATGATTTAGGGTACATATTTACACCTTATAATGTTGAAGAGGCACTTGCCAATCGAAGCCAGTTCATTCGAGAGTGGAAGGTTCACGAACAAATGGTTGAGCTGgtggcaaattttgtcaaatacgG AAATCCAACACTGACACAGCTTAAAACGTCCAACTTGACGTGGATTCCTTACAATGACAACACAACACAAGAAAGATATTTGAACATTGGCGAAACGCTGGAACTGGGTACAGATAATGATTCAATAGATGAGCTGTTCCAATTTTGGCATGATATATATCAATGTCTATACTTGTTTGACTGTAAGGCAGTTGATAATCGATTGGAAGATGGTGGATTTAGCATAGAGGAATTAACGGAAGATTGGCATCTTCCATGA
- the LOC129747166 gene encoding esterase E4-like, translated as MTTAKLLHLVAAAFLVSVVFHSRESSAEPLCTVKLNDRSAGFGILNHTFNEVPFCAFLGVRYAEPPVGALRFKDAVLFQPSLDQNYTSLGSICPQEDNYREPKDVLGDEDCLVMNIYSPMSPNSIGSTNNKYPVIVFIHGGSFMTGSSSANVGYGVDLLIEQGLLIVSINYRLSALGFLYYPEFNVKGNFGLKDQTTALRWIQMHIHAFGGDPQRVTLMGQSAGSASVSYHLYMEASRGLFHGVILLSGSMLSPWAFLYGQSYFTDNLIKKLNISSLRDLQNVDVKSFFMHDFNVFESFSMYHPSFIPTFDTSTQTKNFLKALPRELILETPFNEVPVMVGQTSTEFELVLVYANDIQMGFNYPNSKNMSLHEMIRVLIYNKNESSRDPFFFRKLANMANIYYPIKQLTKALAKNLNKAPVFSYRFEFDGKFGFYKNQHFKDRDFEKRYGAVHGDDLGYIFSPYNVQEALANPENYEREWKMHMKMVGMVSNFVKYGEPTPPNIAEQYEVIWPPYIGSSTDAKYLNFDDTIEVRDDADQISELYQFWNMIYRCLFYYECEEVDASYQELFNKVA; from the exons ATGACGACAGCAAAGCTGCTGCATCTCGTTGCTGCTGCATTTTTAGTAAGTGTTGTTTTCCATTCCAGGGAAAGTTCTGCGGAGCCTCTTTGCACGGTAAAGTTGAACGATCGTAGCGCCGGATTTGGAATATTGAACCACACATTCAACGAGGTGCCTTTTTGTGCTTTTTTGGGTGTCCGATATGCGGAACCACCGGTGGGAGCTTTGCGATTCAAG GATGCAGTATTATTTCAACCAAGTTTGGATCAGAACTACACTTCTCTCGGATCGATATGTCCCCAGGAAGATAATTATCGAGAGCCCAAAGACGTTTTGGGAGATGAAGATTGTCTTGTTATGAATATTTACTCTCCCATGTCACCAAACAGCATTGGAAGCACCAATAACAAGTATCCCGTAATAGTATTCATTCACGGAGGATCATTCATGACAGGTTCTTCTTCTGCAAACGTTGGTTATGGTGTTGATTTGCTTATTGAACAG ggtCTCCTAATAGTGAGCATAAACTATCGTCTCTCTGCACTTGGATTTTTGTATTACCCGGAGTTCAATGTAAAAGGAAATTTCGGTCTCAAGGATCAAACGACAGCTTTGCGGTGGATTCAGATGCATATTCATGCTTTCGGAGGAGATCCTCAAAGGGTTACCCTGATGGGTCAGAGTGCTGGTTCAGCATCCGTGTCCTATCACCTGTACATGGAGGCATCACGTGGTCTCTTCCATGGTGTCATCTTGCTTAGTGGCTCGATGCTTAGCCCATGGGCATTTCTGTATGGTCAATCTTACTTCACAGATAATCtcataaaaaaactgaacatttCATCTCTAAGGGATCTTCAAAATGTTgatgtcaaaagcttttttatgCATGATTTCAACGTTTTTGAATCTTTCAGTATGTATCATCCAAGCTTTATACCCACGTTTGATACTTCAACacaaacgaaaaatttcttaaaagcaTTACCCCGTGAGCTAATTCTCGAAACCCCTTTTAACGAAGTCCCCGTCATGGTTGGTCAAACTTCTACCGAATTCGAGCTGGTGTTGGTATATGCCAATGACATTCAAATGGGTTTCAATTACCCCAACAGCAAAAATATGTCCCTTCATGAGATGATCCGTGTCTTAATCTACAACAAAAACGAATCCTCTCGGGATCCGTTTTTCTTTCGAAAGTTGGCCAATATGGCCAATATTTACTACCCAATCAAACAACTTACCAAAGCATTGGCCAAAAACCTGAACAAAGCTCCCGTTTTCTCCTACCGATTCGAGTTCGATGGAAAGTTTGGGTTCTACAAGAACCAGCACTTCAAGGATCGAGACTTCGAAAAACGTTACGGAGCTGTTCATGGGGATGATTTGGGTTATATTTTTTCTCCTTACAATGTTCAAGAAGCCTTGGCTAATCCAGAAAATTATGAACGAGAATGGAAAATGCACATGAAGATGGTTGGAATGGTTTCAAACTTCGTAAAATATGG GGAGCCAACTCCACCTAACATCGCTGAGCAATATGAAGTCATCTGGCCACCATACATCGGAAGTTCGACTGACGCAAAGTATTTAAACTTTGATGATACGATCGAGGTTAGAGACGATGCAGATCAAATTTCGGAGCTTTATCAGTTTTGGAACATGATCTATCGGTGTCTTTTTTACTACGAGTGTGAAGAGGTAGACGCCAGCTACCAGGAGCTATTCAACAAAGTAGCATAA
- the LOC129746699 gene encoding esterase E4-like: MRFRVVILFLLFGDSISGDATDETCVVRFLDTGSIGIGIPSETFNRVPYCQYLGVRYAEPPVGSLRFKNSVISNPRGVENYTVLGNICPQDDDFRNPQEIIGDEDCLFMNIFSPRRENNGTNLARRKFPVLVFIHGGSFMVGSAVVDMKNGADLLVDSGVLVVSINYRLTRLGFLRYPELNVSGNFGLKDQRTALQWVQNNIEYFGGDPQRVTLMGQSAGAGSICYHMYSEQSRGLFQQLFPLGGSFLGSWALNFNQHESAERLITALNVTSLEELQSIDFKQLFVRDNYEIFGFFTMFYPSFIPTVEDVSDEEPFITQTPFDIIKTELANPIPVLIGHSETEFELLLSYAKFLYMGENFPNKNRSVIENVPWLIDYHNASSGDENFYRKMANMANLYYPIKRLIKTWSRQDSPIYYFKFGFDGKFGYYKNEFYKSRTNGSRYGAVHGDDLGYIFTPYNVKEALANRSQFNREWKVHEQMVELVANFVKYGNPTPKPLKKLNLTWIPYNDKASGGRYLSIDKTLELRMDDDSDNELFKLWDDIFPCIYYFECENLQKRLDNTDSSDEKSQEDVDEENEI, from the exons ATGCGTTTTCGGgttgtgattttgtttttattatttggagATTCTATTTCGGGGGATGCTACCGATGAAACTTGCGTTGTACGGTTCCTCGACACGGGAAGCATAGGGATCGGAATACCAAGTGAAACCTTCAACCGAGTGCCCTACTGTCAGTACTTGGGAGTACGCTATGCTGAACCTCCTGTGGGATCATTGAGGTTTAAG AACTCAGTGATCTCTAACCCTAGAGGAGTTGAAAATTACACTGTGCTGGGAAATATCTGCCCCCAGGATGATGATTTTCGAAACCCCCAGGAAATAATCGGCGATGAGGATTGCTTATTCATGAACATCTTTTCTCCGAGGCGCGAAAATAATGGGACGAATTTAGCCAGGCGAAAGTTTCCGGTGCTAGTCTTCATCCATGGAGGATCTTTTATGGTTGGCTCAGCCGTTGTGGATATGAAGAATGGTGCAGATTTGTTAGTTGATAGC gGCGTACTGGTCGTGAGCATCAACTATCGACTAACGAGACTGGGATTTCTCCGATATCCTGAGTTGAACGTGTCAggaaattttggtttaaaagaTCAACGAACAGCTCTACAGTGGGTTCAGAATAATATCGAATATTTTGGAGGTGATCCACAGCGCGTTACACTCATGGGTCAAAGTGCTGGAGCAGGATCTATCTGTTATCATATGTACTCGGAGCAAAGTCGAGGCctatttcaacaactttttccCTTGGGAGGttcatttttaggttcatgggCTTTGAACTTCAATCAACACGAGTCGGCAGAGCGATTGATAACAGCACTCAACGTGACAAGCCTGGAAGAACTACAGAGCATTGATTTCAAACAACTATTTGTGCGAGATAACTACGAAATATTTGGCTTTTTTACGATGTTTTATCCATCTTTTATACCAACTGTTGAAGACGTGAGCGATGAGGAACCTTTCATAACGCAGACGCCTTTTGACATCATCAAAACGGAACTTGCAAATCCCATTCCAGTACTTATAGGACATTCCGAAACGGAGTTTGAACTGTTGCTGAGTTACGCAAAGTTTTTGTATATGGGAGAAAATTTCCCCAACAAAAACAGGTCGGTCATCGAAAACGTACCGTGGCTTATTGACTATCACAACGCATCATCTGGAGATGAAAATTTCTATAGAAAAATGGCCAACATGGCGAATCTTTATTATCCCATCAAACGGCTGATAAAAACTTGGTCCCGGCAAGATTCtccaatttattatttcaaatttggcttCGATGGAAAGTTTGGTTACTACAAGAATGAATTCTACAAATCCAGAACGAATGGAAGTCGTTACGGGGCCGTTCATGGTGATGATTTGGGATACATCTTTACACCTTATAATGTGAAAGAAGCACTTGCCAACCGAAGTCAGTTCAACCGGGAGTGGAAGGTCCATGAGCAGATGGTTGAGTTGGtggcaaattttgtgaaatatgg GAATCCAACACCAAAACcgttgaaaaaactgaacttGACCTGGATTCCTTACAATGACAAGGCATCAGGAGGCAGATACTTGAGCATCGACAAAACACTCGAATTACGCATGGATGATGATTCCGACAATGAACTTTTCAAACTTTGGGATGACATTTTTCCGTGTATTTACTATTTCGAGTGTGAGAATCTTCAAAAGCGATTAGACAATACAGATTCGAGTGATGAGAAATCCCAGGAAGATGTTGATGAAGAAaacgaaatttaa